In Shewanella psychrotolerans, the genomic stretch TTTTCATCTTCAACGCCTAGATCTTTAAGCATGCCGATAACTGCCGCGTTCATCATTGGAGGCCCACACATATAGAACTCACAATCTTCTGGCGCTTCATGATCGCGCAGGTAGTTTTCATACAAGACGTTATGAATAAAACCTGTGTAACCATCCCAGTTATCTTCTGGTTGAGGATCTGACAGGGCCACATGCCAAACGAAGTTTTCGTTTTCAGCTGCTAGGCCGTCGAAATCTTCAACATAGAACATTTCACGCTTAGAACGTGCACCGTACCAGAAGCTCATCTTACGCTTCGACTTAAGACGCTTAAGCTGGTCGAAGATATGTGAACGCATTGGCGCCATACCAGCACCACCACCGATGAATACCATTTCTGCATCAGTATCTTTAGCGAAGAACTCACCAAATGGCCCTGAAATCGTCACTTTATCACCCGCTTTTAAGCTCCAGATGTACGACGACATCTTACCGCAAGGCAAGCTCAGGTTACGTGGAGGCGGCGTCGCAATACGCACGTTCAACATGATGATACCTTCCTCTTCAGGATAGTTAGCCATCGAGTACGCACGAATTGTTTCTTCGTCAACTTTTGATTCTAGGTTAAAGAAGCCAAAGTGTTCCCAATCACCACGATATTCTGCTGGTACGTCAAAATCGGCGTACTTTACATGGTGCGCAGGCGCTTCAATCTGAATATAACCACCGGCACGGAAAGGTACAGACTCGCCATCTGGAATTTGCAACTTAAGCTCTTTAATGAAGGTCGCTTTGTTATCGTTAGAGATAACCTCACAATCCCACTTCTTGATACCAAAGATCTCTTCTTCTAGTTCAATCTCCATATCGGTTTTCACGTTTACCTGACAAGATAAACGGCAGCCGTTACGAGCATCGCCCTTAGAAATATGATCAAGTTCTGTCGGCAGAATATCGCCGCCACCAGACTTAACGATCACTTTACACTGACCACAAGAGCCACCGCCACCACAAGCCGACGATACGAAAATACCGTTTTCAGCGAGCGCGCCAAGTAGTTTGCCACCTGCACCAGTCTTAATTGCTTTACCAGCATCATCGTTGATGCCGATAGTGATATCGCCACTTGGTACTAGCTTTGATTTGGCAAATAAAATAACCAAAACCAAAACCAATACTATGGCAGTAAACATACTCACACCGAGATAGACGTCGATTGGAGTAGATTCAATAATACCCATGAACTTATCCTTTAAGGTTCAAAATCTGAAGCCGTTAAGGTGTCTCTATTACAGAGACACACCAGAGAACGACATGAAACCTAACGCCATCAAACCCGCAGTAGCAAAGGTAATACCTAAACCACGTAGACCATCAGGGACATCAGCATATTTTAACTTCTCACGGATACCAGCTAGCAAAACAATCGCCAATGCCCAACCGATACCAGAACCTATGCCAAACACCAAACTTTCAGTCAGGTTGTAATCACGCTCAACCATGAAAGATACTGCACCGAAAATCGCACAGTTAACGGTGATTAGAGGTAGGAAGATCCCTAACGCGTTATATAGCGGTGGGAAATACTTATCCAATGCCATCTCAAGGATCTGAACTAATGCCGCGATAACACCGATAAAGGTGATGAACTTCAAGAAGCTCAGATCGGCATCAGGAACCCCAGCCCAAGCAAGTGCGCCTGGTGCTAATAAACCTTGATAGATAATTTGGTTAACGGGTACTGAAATCGCCAATACCACAATAACGGCAACACCTAAGCCCATGGCCGTGGTGACTTTCTTCGATACAGCCAAGAAAGTACACATACCAAGGAAGAAGGATAACGCCATGTTTTCAATGAAAACAGAACGAATTAATAGACTAATATAATGTTCCATTACGCTTACCCTTTTGCTTCTACTTGATCAGGCTTCATAGTACGAATAATCCAGATCAACGCAGCAATCAGGAAGAACGCACTTGGAGGCAGCAATAAAAGACCATTTGGCTGGTACCATCCACCGTCAGAAATCTTACTTAAGATCTCAACGCCAAATAGCGAACCACTACCAAAGAGTTCACGAACGAAGCCCACGGACAACAGAATGGCCCCGTAACCTAAACCGTTACCGATACCATCCATGAAACTCATCATTGGTGGCGTCTTCATCGCATAGGCTTCAGCGCGGCCCATTACGATACAGTTGGTAATAATCAGACCAACGAATACCGATAACTGCTTAGCAACGTCATAGGCATATGCTTGCAGTACCTGATCAACCACGATAACCAGCGACGCGATAATCGTCATCTGTACAATAATACGTACACTGCTTGGAATGTGGTTACGGATCATTGAGATGAACAAGTTAGACAATGCCGTTACTGCAGTCAGCGCGATAGTCATAACCAAGGCGGTTTCCATCTTACTGGTTACAGCTAAGGCACTACACACACCCAAGATCTGCAATGCAATCGGGTTATTACTAACAATAGGTCCAGTCAGAACCTGTTTAAGTTCTTTAGCATCAGCCATTAGCTTAGCCCTCCGTTGCGCGCCTTCTCGATAAAGCGAGCATAACCTTCTTCACCTAACCAAAAATCAAGTGAATGCTGAACACCATTACTGGTTAGCGTTGCACCAGATAGCGCATCGACACCATGCTCAGAGTTTGCGATAGCTGGGTTCTTAGTCACTTTAATCGCTAGGTTACCCTGCTCGTCATAAAGCTTCTTACCTTCCCACTTAGCAATCCACTGAGGATTTTGTACTTCGCCACCAAGACCTGGAGTCTCACCCGAACCAGTAAAGTCGTA encodes the following:
- the nqrE gene encoding NADH:ubiquinone reductase (Na(+)-transporting) subunit E, translated to MEHYISLLIRSVFIENMALSFFLGMCTFLAVSKKVTTAMGLGVAVIVVLAISVPVNQIIYQGLLAPGALAWAGVPDADLSFLKFITFIGVIAALVQILEMALDKYFPPLYNALGIFLPLITVNCAIFGAVSFMVERDYNLTESLVFGIGSGIGWALAIVLLAGIREKLKYADVPDGLRGLGITFATAGLMALGFMSFSGVSL
- a CDS encoding NADH:ubiquinone reductase (Na(+)-transporting) subunit D; translation: MADAKELKQVLTGPIVSNNPIALQILGVCSALAVTSKMETALVMTIALTAVTALSNLFISMIRNHIPSSVRIIVQMTIIASLVIVVDQVLQAYAYDVAKQLSVFVGLIITNCIVMGRAEAYAMKTPPMMSFMDGIGNGLGYGAILLSVGFVRELFGSGSLFGVEILSKISDGGWYQPNGLLLLPPSAFFLIAALIWIIRTMKPDQVEAKG
- the nqrF gene encoding NADH:ubiquinone reductase (Na(+)-transporting) subunit F, whose protein sequence is MGIIESTPIDVYLGVSMFTAIVLVLVLVILFAKSKLVPSGDITIGINDDAGKAIKTGAGGKLLGALAENGIFVSSACGGGGSCGQCKVIVKSGGGDILPTELDHISKGDARNGCRLSCQVNVKTDMEIELEEEIFGIKKWDCEVISNDNKATFIKELKLQIPDGESVPFRAGGYIQIEAPAHHVKYADFDVPAEYRGDWEHFGFFNLESKVDEETIRAYSMANYPEEEGIIMLNVRIATPPPRNLSLPCGKMSSYIWSLKAGDKVTISGPFGEFFAKDTDAEMVFIGGGAGMAPMRSHIFDQLKRLKSKRKMSFWYGARSKREMFYVEDFDGLAAENENFVWHVALSDPQPEDNWDGYTGFIHNVLYENYLRDHEAPEDCEFYMCGPPMMNAAVIGMLKDLGVEDENILLDDFGG